The Chitinophaga niabensis genomic interval CCCTATACGAAGGAAATAGTATGCTTGCTGCCGGAACCGGTAACAAGGAGCTGGTGCTAAAAGACAAATTAGTGCGCAGTGATGTGATCTACTGGCTTGACAGGAAGCATAATAACCCCTGGGAAAATGAATTCTTCGATCTGATGGACGCTTTTATATTGTATCTCAACAGGGAATGTTATACAGGCATCACAGGATATGAATTCCACTACACCCTGTACGAAGAAGGCAGCTTTTACAAAAAACACCTGGATCAGTTCCGTAATAATGAAAGCCGGCAGTTCTCCATGATCATGTACCTGAATGTTGATTGGGTGGAAGAAGATGGCGGGCAATTATCTATTACACGTGCAGAGGGCGATCAGCAGATAAGTCCTGTAAATGGGAAAACCGTGTTCTTCAGGAGTAATGAAATGGAACATGAGGTATTGGTAACGAACAAACCAAGGCTGAGCATTACAGGATGGCTGAAACAGGATAATTAAAGTATCCCTACCTTTGAATAGCTATGAGCTATCAGCAATACAAACCACACCCGGCCCTGCATCCATACATCGATGCATACTGGACGGTTAGATCCGGCCAGGCCGCCAGCCGTATTCTCCCGGATGGTTGTGTTGACCTCATCTGTAATTTCGGTTCTCCCATCACCAGCGATAACACCATCCTTGCCCCGGACCATGTATACCTCATTGGTACCATGACGCGTTTTTCCGACACCGTCAGCACAGCAGAGACCAACCTCCTGGGGATCCGTTTTAAACCCGGCGCTTTTGCTTTGTTCTTTGATCATCCTTTACAGGAAGCCAGCAACCAATGCATTGAATTTGACAGGTCATTGCTAAGCATAACCAACCTGGATCAATATTTTCTTGACAAACAAAAGAAAACAACGCACGCATTACTTCCCATCATCACAGATATCATTGCCCAAAAAGGCAATACGAAAATAAGTACGCTTGCAAAAAAGCATTTCGTCACAGAACGTCAGCTGGAAAGGAATTTCAAACAATACACCGGTATCGGTCCCAAAGCATTTTCAAATATCATCCGCTTCCGTTCCATGATGGACCAGATAAAACACAACAAAGCAAAGGACAGCTTTGAAACCATCGCTTTCCGGAATGGCTATTACGACCACGCGCATCTTACACATGAGATAAAAAAATACACCGGTCAGACCCCTGCGATTTTGTCGGGTTTTTCCAAAAACAGGAACGGCATCTAAGCCTACATTTGTGAGAAAAAATGAAAACGCTTCTTCTTGTATTAAATCTCAGTATCTCCATCAACCGCAGTGCAGATGATGTATATGCATACATGGCTAATGCTGAAAACCTTCCGCAATGGGCAGCCGGCTTATGCACATCCATACAGAGAACAAACACGGCGAATGTATGGCAGATCAATAACGGGGAGGCCAGGGTACGCTTTGTGGAAAAGAATAAA includes:
- a CDS encoding 2OG-Fe(II) oxygenase, with protein sequence MQQIFDTLINSFIESKVGIAEHFLSDRLAGHLKDNLNTLYEGNSMLAAGTGNKELVLKDKLVRSDVIYWLDRKHNNPWENEFFDLMDAFILYLNRECYTGITGYEFHYTLYEEGSFYKKHLDQFRNNESRQFSMIMYLNVDWVEEDGGQLSITRAEGDQQISPVNGKTVFFRSNEMEHEVLVTNKPRLSITGWLKQDN
- a CDS encoding DUF6597 domain-containing transcriptional factor — translated: MSYQQYKPHPALHPYIDAYWTVRSGQAASRILPDGCVDLICNFGSPITSDNTILAPDHVYLIGTMTRFSDTVSTAETNLLGIRFKPGAFALFFDHPLQEASNQCIEFDRSLLSITNLDQYFLDKQKKTTHALLPIITDIIAQKGNTKISTLAKKHFVTERQLERNFKQYTGIGPKAFSNIIRFRSMMDQIKHNKAKDSFETIAFRNGYYDHAHLTHEIKKYTGQTPAILSGFSKNRNGI